In Corvus moneduloides isolate bCorMon1 chromosome 3, bCorMon1.pri, whole genome shotgun sequence, one DNA window encodes the following:
- the LOC116442266 gene encoding uncharacterized protein LOC116442266 — protein MSSECLGNLLRITLSAEYFENKHLSLSVVDQSGTAWELDEAMAAQCGYTVTYSSWGSIEFRASALSCHSCLEKDVFTVTIQIKASPTSDMSNATTHLKSASCHYGPWSPRELICGSNYMEVSVRREVPQTIKDFVQDEPEDWTFVFPEAKGEEASIWQVVFHQPEEKRALLVSNAWSAGYGLNTTDSRVLLRVPHSAAQVQLVKDQGITFSVLRSSTFYKYQWVILMVDTGVACPVDGVDYANKTITWTVPKYIPPLSAGVTSFKDVLVEAGVDLRKLSAKEMASRKYVLLNELNAIMVKIPIGAEGGYYKTSVSNGQLGAKYSINLFLEHQWEDSKWGLTKHTIIKEIETPFEQVEVSITNNLNLSARLMNVTVGTFLPDVELVNLTIEGVAVAVPEVVQHGYLIHRARYTNGSQAYVIQIPLDAPSVKKEYMREAMRAYTLNVTLTFVTHPSSETFVIPVIALSAVKDAVLPSARGFCDGRNLHLIISHGNVDQNWLPFISDWHLTPEGAQKYNYSLRDNGTHLAISVPFLSSHVNYEGFHTSAIKASFYLTLKDGLTLAQRRDFSVSCIFSPSELIQCLPNGTVIITAIKLVGDEDLDTALLVLRDRQCKPSLLTEKTATFKFNVNTCGTSRKFNGTTMTYENEVLYFRPGNDTPIYQLKFLCSYAVEQTVDARYESKKSPPPSIKPGFGCLTLSLKLFKEKSYSEPYQESEYPVVKYLREALYFEVELLQPKDARLDLNLDNCWATNSQSQDSLPQWHILIHGCENNKDSYRTVFHKVNYSLRAKFPQHLKRFEVRMFAFVQGTSLLQEQLYFHCSVVICNTKQQPLDAFCPRRCNPGHRLAHTAHPHGQVSSGPVLVRKKNNQERLNALTSDRLNKNYFGL, from the exons ATGAGTTCAGAGTGCTTGGGAAACCTTCTGAGGATAACGCTGAGTGCAGAATACTTTGAGAACAAACACTTATCTCTTTCTGTTGTTG ATCagtctggcacagcctgggagcTCGATGAGGCCATGGCAGCACAGTGTGGCTATACAGTAACTTACAGCTCCTGGGGTAGCATCGAGTTCCGTGCTTCTGCACTGAGCTGCCATTCTTGCTTAGAG AAAGATGTGTTCACAGTAACTATACAAATCAAAGCATCTCCTACTTCTGATATGAGCAATGCTACAACTCATCTGAAAAGTGCAAGTTGCCACTATGGTCCGTGGAGCCCCAGAGAGTTAATATGTGGAAGTAACTACATGGAG GTTTCTGTCAGGAGGGAGGTTCCACAGACTATAAAAGACTTTGTTCAAGATGAACCTGAGGACTGGACTTTTGTCTTTCCAGAG GCAAAAGGAGAAGAAGCCTCAATATGGCAGGTAGTGTTTCATcagccagaagaaaaaagggctCTGCTTGTGAGCAATGCTTGGAGTGCAGGCTATGGACTCAACACCACAGACTCCAGGGTTCTGCTGCGAGTGCCACACAGTGCTGCCCAAGTTCAGCTGGTCAAG GATCAGGGAATTACCTTTTCTGTGCTGAGGTCAAGTACATTTTACAAATACCAGTGGGTGATCCTGATGGTGGATACTGGTGTGGCATGTCCTGTAG ATGGTGTGGACTACGCGAACAAAACAATCACCTGGACTGTCCCAAAGTATATTCCACCTCTCTCTGCTGGCGTGACTAGCTTTAAGGATGTGCTTGTGGAAGCTGGTGTGGATCTACGCAAACTCTCTGCCAAGGAAATGGCTTCCAGGAAATATGTGTTGTTGAATGAATTAAATGCAATTATGGTGAAGATTCCAATAGGTGCAGAAGGTGGTTATTACAAG ACTTCTGTGAGCAATGGACAGCTTGGGGCAAAATACAGCATCAACCTGTTCTTGGAACACCAGTGGGAAGACAGCAAATGGGGGCTAACCAAACATACTATCATCAAGGAAATAGAGACACCATTTGAACAAGTAGAAGTTTCTATAACAAATA atttAAATCTGAGTGCAAGGCTAATGAATGTGACAGTGGGAACATTCCTCCCAGATGTTGAACTTGTGAACTTAACCATTGAGGGGGTTGCTGTGGCTGTACCTGAAGTTGTTCAGCATGGCTACCTAATACACAGGGCCAGATACACTAATGGAAGTCAAGCATATGTAATTCAAATCCCACTTGATGCACCAAGTGTTAAAAAAGAG TACATGAGAGAGGCCATGAGAGCATACACCCTGAATGTCACGCTCACATTCGTCACCCATCCATCAAGTGAGACCTTTGTCATCCCAGTCATTGCACTGTCAGCTGTGAAAGATGCAG TACTGCCCAGTGCAAGAGGGTTTTGTGATGGGAGGAACCTTCATCTCATTATCAGTCATGGGAATGTGGACCAAAACTGGCTACCTTTCATCTCAGACTGGCACTTGACCCCAGAGGGTGCACAGAAGTACAACTACAGTCTGAGGGACAATGGCACTCACCTGGCAATCTctgtccctttcctttcttcccacgTGAACTATGAG GGCTTTCATACCTCTGCAATAAAGGCTTCATTCTACTTGACCTTGAAGGATGGCCTCACCTTGGCTCAGAGGAGGGATTTCTCAGTCTCCTGCATATTTTCACCTTCAGAGCTAATAC agtGCCTGCCCAATGGCACTGTGATTATTACAGCAATAAAACTGGTAGGTGATGAAGACCTGGACACTGCTCTGCTTGTCTTGAGGGACAGACAGTGCAAACCCAGTCTGCTGACAGAGAAGACTGCAACCTTCAAGTTCAATGTGAACACTTGTGGAACAAGTAGAAAG TTCAACGGCACAACTATGACGTATGAAAACGAGGTACTCTATTTCAGACCTGGCAATGATACACCCATATACCA ACTGAAATTTCTCTGCTCGTATGCAGTCGAGCAGACAGTTGATGCCAGATATGAATCTAAGAAGAGCCCACCACCCAGTATTAAACCAGGGTTTGGCTGTCTCACTCTTTCATTGAAGCTTTTCAAAG AGAAATCCTATTCAGAGCCCTACCAGGAATCAGAATATCCTGTGGTAAAATACCTGAGGGAGGCCCTGTATTTTGAagtggagctgctccagcctaAAGATGCAAGACTGGACCTAAACCTGGATAACTGTTGGGCTACAAACTCCCAAAGCCAGGACAGCCTTCCACAGTGGCACATCCTCATACATGG GTGTGAAAACAACAAAGACTCCTACAGAACTGTCTTCCACAAAGTTAATTACAGCCTCAGAGCAAAATTTCCTCAGCACCTAAAGAGATTTGAAGTGAGGATGTTCGCCTTTGTCCAGGGCACATCTCTGTTACAAGAGCAG TTGTATTTCCACTGCAGTGTGGTGATCTGCAACACTAAGCAACAGCCTTTAGATGCTTTTTGTCCAAGGAGATGCAATCCTGGACACAGACTTG CCCACACTGCACATCCACATGGGCAAGTGTCTTCTGGACCAGTGCTtgttaggaagaaaaacaatcagGAGAG aTTGAATGCACTGACTTCTGACAGACTAAACAAGAACTACTTTGGTTTATGA